Proteins co-encoded in one Dendropsophus ebraccatus isolate aDenEbr1 chromosome 9, aDenEbr1.pat, whole genome shotgun sequence genomic window:
- the LOC138801275 gene encoding interleukin-4 receptor subunit alpha-like isoform X2, which translates to MKTMTAIGMGSEMILISFIWITAFIIVPGHSQFIPKIKNLDCVNDYDKTMVCFWEVENEDTNCSLDFQLKYTDFTETSKNCTDIYNEYDKNSRVPSKCVCNIKVEAFIADENYVIEVVSDGQSIASAKIHILSSLKPKRPTNVSVDVTDPENGVVHWKSHYEQSSVVERRLSYHIQFIDKEDDKEFEDNSTRIEPRYMFSKRHLTRGHEYKVRVRTRITHSEQTKEIWSEWSPESEFKNDYSLTTLESLQIIIPVSSVIILLLIVSCYFCITRAKEKWWNNIPDPAKSKLAESKLIQKHSSKPAGKYHARESCSGNCLSQLVKAHKKSKQEPFTKEQPVKECVSLVGNNMKTIVFEPEKVDIEIGIQLYPRKDDKLYLEDLPEDKEEDFHLMANDLSIGRMFCDILCDSSGQVEALEQLNGVDSFGGSILRDHFYKTDRHLPLSMVSQESGYQSYDSDDSPGDSKLDGPNALYFDHPLSQGDFLPYAPASSIKESGCQMEDVLLNSGYNSFANALAEATSNIVEGDNISVFSLDTMFCNSSYHHSLQNPKSVLYYNIHSFPTPHENDLRPTMTPISDHTIETCPTSVSEVPGYQSFNQAVQQGDMSTSTTCPVYDPGYKPFECLTNISTNSLDNIGGFLELDISCPYQDSVEDNEDLPKTGMVNSWIHPWNNTQSSNFNMAEFNFFERKYPFYSRKLGDEHKGSGNCYGIGRTLTKANKPLALTFDISDHIRNFANIYGLKMSMGLEFVEPPSNPLSYPSSPGKTPNIHNDLTDKDCLHTEKDFPMKFENKAYFAPLCHSRASGYSQTKSHLLEQQNNMDEEGNLYMKITLL; encoded by the exons ATGAAGACAATGACAGCCATAGGGATGGGATCAGAGATGATACTGATCAGCTTCATATGGATAACTGCATTCATTATTGTCCCGGGTCATT CTCAATTTATCCCAAAGATTAAAAACTTGGACTGTGTCAATGATTATGATAAAACAATGGTTTGTTTTTGGGAGGTCGagaatgaagacaccaactgcaGTTTGGATTTTCAACTAAAATACACAGACTTTACCGAAAC GTCAAAAAATTGCACGGATATCTATAATGAATATGATAAAAACTCCAGAGTGCCCAGTAAATGTGTCTGCAACATCAAAGTGGAGGCATTCATAGCAGATGAAAATTATGTCATAGAAGTTGTATCGGATGGACAAAGTATAGCCAGTGCCAAAATACACATTTTATCTTCAT TGAAACCAAAGCGTCCAACAAACGTCAGTGTGGATGTCACAGACCCGGAGAATGGAGTTGTACACTGGAAAAGCCATTATGAACAAAGCAGTGTCGTTGAAAGAAGACTATCCTATCATATCCAGTTCATCGACAAAGAAGATGACAAA GAATTCGAAGATAACAGTACCCGCATAGAACCTCGATACATGTTCAGTAAGAGACATCTGACCCGAGGTCATGAGTATAAGGTGAGAGTAAGGACGAGGATCACACACAGCGAGCAAACAAAGGAAATCTGGAGTGAATGGAGTCCGGAATCTGAGTTTAAGAACG ATTATAGCCTAACCACATTGGAAAGCCTGCAGATCATCATCCCGGTATCCAGCGTCATTATATTACTGCTCATTGTATCCTGCTACTTCTGTATAACCAG GGCCAAGGAAAAATGGTGGAATAACATTCCAGATCCGGCAAAAAGCAAACTAGCTGAGAGCAAACTTATACAG aaacATTCTTCGAAACCAGCTGGAAAGTATCATGCCAGGGAATCATG CAGTGGCAACTGTTTGAGTCAGCTGGTGAAAGCCCACAAAAAGTCCAAGCAGGAACCATTCACCAAGGAACAACCCGTCAAAGAGTGTGTAAGCCTCGTGGGAAACAATATGAAAACAATTGTTTTTGAACCCGAGAAAGTTGATATTGAAATCGGCATTCAACTGTATCCTAGAAAAGATGACAAGTTATATCTGGAGGACTTGCCTGAAGATAAGGAGGAGGACTTTCATCTGATGGCCAATGACTTGTCTATTGGAAGAATGTTTTGTGATATTCTATGCGATTCATCTGGGCAGGTGGAAGCACTGGAGCAGCTTAATGGAGTCGACTCCTTTGGGGGTTCAATCCTAAGGGATCATTTTTATAAAACTGATAGACATCTGCCACTTTCCATGGTTTCCCAGGAATCTGGATATCAAAGTTATGATTCTGACGATTCCCCAGGAGATTCTAAATTAGATGGGCCGAATGCCCTTTATTTTGACCATCCGCTCAGTCAAGGTGATTTTTTGCCATATGCTCCAGCATCCAGCATCAAGGAGAGTGGCTGTCAAATGGAAGATGTATTATTAAATTCTGGCTACAACAGTTTTGCTAATGCTCTAGCTGAAGCTACATCCAATATTGTAGAAGGGGACAACATATCCGTGTTTTCCCTGGACACAATGTTTTGTAATTCCAGTTACCACCATTCATTGCAGAACCCCAAAAGTGTTTTATATTACAACATACATAGTTTTCCAACTCCTCATGAGAATGATCTTCGCCCAACCATGACTCCAATATCTGATCATACAATAGAGACTTGTCCAACCTCTGTATCTGAAGTTCCTGGATATCAGAGCTTTAACCAGGCTGTTCAACAAGGTGATATGTCTACAAGTACCACTTGCCCTGTTTACGATCCTGGATACAAGCCTTTTGAATGCCTTACAAATATCTCCACAAACAGCTTAGACAATATAGGTGGTTTCTTGGAGCTTGATATTTCGTGTCCTTACCAAGACTCAGTTGAAGACAATGAAGATCTTCCAAAGACTGGAATGGTCAATAGTTGGATACATCCTTGGAACAATACTCAGAGTTCTAACTTTAACATGGCAGAGTTTAACTTTTTTGAAAGGAAATATCCATTCTATAGTAGGAAGTTAGGAGATGAACACAAGGGTTCAGGCAATTGTTATGGCATTGGCAGGACATTAACAAAAGCGAATAAACCTTTAGCGTTGACCTTCGATATAAGTGATCATATAAGGAATTTTGCAAACATTTATGGACTTAAGATGTCAATGGGCTTAGAATTTGTCGAACCCCCTTCAAATCCTTTATCCTATCCGAGTTCTCCAGGGAAAACACCGAACATTCATAATGATCTCACGGATAAGGACTGTCTTCATACCGAAAAGGATTTTCCAATGAAGTTTGAGAACAAGGCCTATTTTGCCCCTCTTTGTCACTCAAGGGCAAGTGGTTACAGCCAAACAAAAAGCCATTTACTAGAACAACAAAATAATATGGACGAAGAAGGCAATTTATACATGAAAATAACATTGTTGTAG
- the LOC138801275 gene encoding interleukin-4 receptor subunit alpha-like isoform X3, producing the protein MKTMTAIGMGSEMILISFIWITAFIIVPGHSQFIPKIKNLDCVNDYDKTMVCFWEVENEDTNCSLDFQLKYTDFTETSKNCTDIYNEYDKNSRVPSKCVCNIKVEAFIADENYVIEVVSDGQSIASAKIHILSSLKPKRPTNVSVDVTDPENGVVHWKSHYEQSSVVERRLSYHIQFIDKEDDKVEFEDNSTRIEPRYMFSKRHLTRGHEYKVRVRTRITHSEQTKEIWSEWSPESEFKNDYSLTTLESLQIIIPVSSVIILLLIVSCYFCITRAKEKWWNNIPDPAKSKLAESKLIQKHSSKPAGKYHARESCGNCLSQLVKAHKKSKQEPFTKEQPVKECVSLVGNNMKTIVFEPEKVDIEIGIQLYPRKDDKLYLEDLPEDKEEDFHLMANDLSIGRMFCDILCDSSGQVEALEQLNGVDSFGGSILRDHFYKTDRHLPLSMVSQESGYQSYDSDDSPGDSKLDGPNALYFDHPLSQGDFLPYAPASSIKESGCQMEDVLLNSGYNSFANALAEATSNIVEGDNISVFSLDTMFCNSSYHHSLQNPKSVLYYNIHSFPTPHENDLRPTMTPISDHTIETCPTSVSEVPGYQSFNQAVQQGDMSTSTTCPVYDPGYKPFECLTNISTNSLDNIGGFLELDISCPYQDSVEDNEDLPKTGMVNSWIHPWNNTQSSNFNMAEFNFFERKYPFYSRKLGDEHKGSGNCYGIGRTLTKANKPLALTFDISDHIRNFANIYGLKMSMGLEFVEPPSNPLSYPSSPGKTPNIHNDLTDKDCLHTEKDFPMKFENKAYFAPLCHSRASGYSQTKSHLLEQQNNMDEEGNLYMKITLL; encoded by the exons ATGAAGACAATGACAGCCATAGGGATGGGATCAGAGATGATACTGATCAGCTTCATATGGATAACTGCATTCATTATTGTCCCGGGTCATT CTCAATTTATCCCAAAGATTAAAAACTTGGACTGTGTCAATGATTATGATAAAACAATGGTTTGTTTTTGGGAGGTCGagaatgaagacaccaactgcaGTTTGGATTTTCAACTAAAATACACAGACTTTACCGAAAC GTCAAAAAATTGCACGGATATCTATAATGAATATGATAAAAACTCCAGAGTGCCCAGTAAATGTGTCTGCAACATCAAAGTGGAGGCATTCATAGCAGATGAAAATTATGTCATAGAAGTTGTATCGGATGGACAAAGTATAGCCAGTGCCAAAATACACATTTTATCTTCAT TGAAACCAAAGCGTCCAACAAACGTCAGTGTGGATGTCACAGACCCGGAGAATGGAGTTGTACACTGGAAAAGCCATTATGAACAAAGCAGTGTCGTTGAAAGAAGACTATCCTATCATATCCAGTTCATCGACAAAGAAGATGACAAAGTG GAATTCGAAGATAACAGTACCCGCATAGAACCTCGATACATGTTCAGTAAGAGACATCTGACCCGAGGTCATGAGTATAAGGTGAGAGTAAGGACGAGGATCACACACAGCGAGCAAACAAAGGAAATCTGGAGTGAATGGAGTCCGGAATCTGAGTTTAAGAACG ATTATAGCCTAACCACATTGGAAAGCCTGCAGATCATCATCCCGGTATCCAGCGTCATTATATTACTGCTCATTGTATCCTGCTACTTCTGTATAACCAG GGCCAAGGAAAAATGGTGGAATAACATTCCAGATCCGGCAAAAAGCAAACTAGCTGAGAGCAAACTTATACAG aaacATTCTTCGAAACCAGCTGGAAAGTATCATGCCAGGGAATCATG TGGCAACTGTTTGAGTCAGCTGGTGAAAGCCCACAAAAAGTCCAAGCAGGAACCATTCACCAAGGAACAACCCGTCAAAGAGTGTGTAAGCCTCGTGGGAAACAATATGAAAACAATTGTTTTTGAACCCGAGAAAGTTGATATTGAAATCGGCATTCAACTGTATCCTAGAAAAGATGACAAGTTATATCTGGAGGACTTGCCTGAAGATAAGGAGGAGGACTTTCATCTGATGGCCAATGACTTGTCTATTGGAAGAATGTTTTGTGATATTCTATGCGATTCATCTGGGCAGGTGGAAGCACTGGAGCAGCTTAATGGAGTCGACTCCTTTGGGGGTTCAATCCTAAGGGATCATTTTTATAAAACTGATAGACATCTGCCACTTTCCATGGTTTCCCAGGAATCTGGATATCAAAGTTATGATTCTGACGATTCCCCAGGAGATTCTAAATTAGATGGGCCGAATGCCCTTTATTTTGACCATCCGCTCAGTCAAGGTGATTTTTTGCCATATGCTCCAGCATCCAGCATCAAGGAGAGTGGCTGTCAAATGGAAGATGTATTATTAAATTCTGGCTACAACAGTTTTGCTAATGCTCTAGCTGAAGCTACATCCAATATTGTAGAAGGGGACAACATATCCGTGTTTTCCCTGGACACAATGTTTTGTAATTCCAGTTACCACCATTCATTGCAGAACCCCAAAAGTGTTTTATATTACAACATACATAGTTTTCCAACTCCTCATGAGAATGATCTTCGCCCAACCATGACTCCAATATCTGATCATACAATAGAGACTTGTCCAACCTCTGTATCTGAAGTTCCTGGATATCAGAGCTTTAACCAGGCTGTTCAACAAGGTGATATGTCTACAAGTACCACTTGCCCTGTTTACGATCCTGGATACAAGCCTTTTGAATGCCTTACAAATATCTCCACAAACAGCTTAGACAATATAGGTGGTTTCTTGGAGCTTGATATTTCGTGTCCTTACCAAGACTCAGTTGAAGACAATGAAGATCTTCCAAAGACTGGAATGGTCAATAGTTGGATACATCCTTGGAACAATACTCAGAGTTCTAACTTTAACATGGCAGAGTTTAACTTTTTTGAAAGGAAATATCCATTCTATAGTAGGAAGTTAGGAGATGAACACAAGGGTTCAGGCAATTGTTATGGCATTGGCAGGACATTAACAAAAGCGAATAAACCTTTAGCGTTGACCTTCGATATAAGTGATCATATAAGGAATTTTGCAAACATTTATGGACTTAAGATGTCAATGGGCTTAGAATTTGTCGAACCCCCTTCAAATCCTTTATCCTATCCGAGTTCTCCAGGGAAAACACCGAACATTCATAATGATCTCACGGATAAGGACTGTCTTCATACCGAAAAGGATTTTCCAATGAAGTTTGAGAACAAGGCCTATTTTGCCCCTCTTTGTCACTCAAGGGCAAGTGGTTACAGCCAAACAAAAAGCCATTTACTAGAACAACAAAATAATATGGACGAAGAAGGCAATTTATACATGAAAATAACATTGTTGTAG
- the LOC138801275 gene encoding interleukin-4 receptor subunit alpha-like isoform X1 — protein MKTMTAIGMGSEMILISFIWITAFIIVPGHSQFIPKIKNLDCVNDYDKTMVCFWEVENEDTNCSLDFQLKYTDFTETSKNCTDIYNEYDKNSRVPSKCVCNIKVEAFIADENYVIEVVSDGQSIASAKIHILSSLKPKRPTNVSVDVTDPENGVVHWKSHYEQSSVVERRLSYHIQFIDKEDDKVEFEDNSTRIEPRYMFSKRHLTRGHEYKVRVRTRITHSEQTKEIWSEWSPESEFKNDYSLTTLESLQIIIPVSSVIILLLIVSCYFCITRAKEKWWNNIPDPAKSKLAESKLIQKHSSKPAGKYHARESCSGNCLSQLVKAHKKSKQEPFTKEQPVKECVSLVGNNMKTIVFEPEKVDIEIGIQLYPRKDDKLYLEDLPEDKEEDFHLMANDLSIGRMFCDILCDSSGQVEALEQLNGVDSFGGSILRDHFYKTDRHLPLSMVSQESGYQSYDSDDSPGDSKLDGPNALYFDHPLSQGDFLPYAPASSIKESGCQMEDVLLNSGYNSFANALAEATSNIVEGDNISVFSLDTMFCNSSYHHSLQNPKSVLYYNIHSFPTPHENDLRPTMTPISDHTIETCPTSVSEVPGYQSFNQAVQQGDMSTSTTCPVYDPGYKPFECLTNISTNSLDNIGGFLELDISCPYQDSVEDNEDLPKTGMVNSWIHPWNNTQSSNFNMAEFNFFERKYPFYSRKLGDEHKGSGNCYGIGRTLTKANKPLALTFDISDHIRNFANIYGLKMSMGLEFVEPPSNPLSYPSSPGKTPNIHNDLTDKDCLHTEKDFPMKFENKAYFAPLCHSRASGYSQTKSHLLEQQNNMDEEGNLYMKITLL, from the exons ATGAAGACAATGACAGCCATAGGGATGGGATCAGAGATGATACTGATCAGCTTCATATGGATAACTGCATTCATTATTGTCCCGGGTCATT CTCAATTTATCCCAAAGATTAAAAACTTGGACTGTGTCAATGATTATGATAAAACAATGGTTTGTTTTTGGGAGGTCGagaatgaagacaccaactgcaGTTTGGATTTTCAACTAAAATACACAGACTTTACCGAAAC GTCAAAAAATTGCACGGATATCTATAATGAATATGATAAAAACTCCAGAGTGCCCAGTAAATGTGTCTGCAACATCAAAGTGGAGGCATTCATAGCAGATGAAAATTATGTCATAGAAGTTGTATCGGATGGACAAAGTATAGCCAGTGCCAAAATACACATTTTATCTTCAT TGAAACCAAAGCGTCCAACAAACGTCAGTGTGGATGTCACAGACCCGGAGAATGGAGTTGTACACTGGAAAAGCCATTATGAACAAAGCAGTGTCGTTGAAAGAAGACTATCCTATCATATCCAGTTCATCGACAAAGAAGATGACAAAGTG GAATTCGAAGATAACAGTACCCGCATAGAACCTCGATACATGTTCAGTAAGAGACATCTGACCCGAGGTCATGAGTATAAGGTGAGAGTAAGGACGAGGATCACACACAGCGAGCAAACAAAGGAAATCTGGAGTGAATGGAGTCCGGAATCTGAGTTTAAGAACG ATTATAGCCTAACCACATTGGAAAGCCTGCAGATCATCATCCCGGTATCCAGCGTCATTATATTACTGCTCATTGTATCCTGCTACTTCTGTATAACCAG GGCCAAGGAAAAATGGTGGAATAACATTCCAGATCCGGCAAAAAGCAAACTAGCTGAGAGCAAACTTATACAG aaacATTCTTCGAAACCAGCTGGAAAGTATCATGCCAGGGAATCATG CAGTGGCAACTGTTTGAGTCAGCTGGTGAAAGCCCACAAAAAGTCCAAGCAGGAACCATTCACCAAGGAACAACCCGTCAAAGAGTGTGTAAGCCTCGTGGGAAACAATATGAAAACAATTGTTTTTGAACCCGAGAAAGTTGATATTGAAATCGGCATTCAACTGTATCCTAGAAAAGATGACAAGTTATATCTGGAGGACTTGCCTGAAGATAAGGAGGAGGACTTTCATCTGATGGCCAATGACTTGTCTATTGGAAGAATGTTTTGTGATATTCTATGCGATTCATCTGGGCAGGTGGAAGCACTGGAGCAGCTTAATGGAGTCGACTCCTTTGGGGGTTCAATCCTAAGGGATCATTTTTATAAAACTGATAGACATCTGCCACTTTCCATGGTTTCCCAGGAATCTGGATATCAAAGTTATGATTCTGACGATTCCCCAGGAGATTCTAAATTAGATGGGCCGAATGCCCTTTATTTTGACCATCCGCTCAGTCAAGGTGATTTTTTGCCATATGCTCCAGCATCCAGCATCAAGGAGAGTGGCTGTCAAATGGAAGATGTATTATTAAATTCTGGCTACAACAGTTTTGCTAATGCTCTAGCTGAAGCTACATCCAATATTGTAGAAGGGGACAACATATCCGTGTTTTCCCTGGACACAATGTTTTGTAATTCCAGTTACCACCATTCATTGCAGAACCCCAAAAGTGTTTTATATTACAACATACATAGTTTTCCAACTCCTCATGAGAATGATCTTCGCCCAACCATGACTCCAATATCTGATCATACAATAGAGACTTGTCCAACCTCTGTATCTGAAGTTCCTGGATATCAGAGCTTTAACCAGGCTGTTCAACAAGGTGATATGTCTACAAGTACCACTTGCCCTGTTTACGATCCTGGATACAAGCCTTTTGAATGCCTTACAAATATCTCCACAAACAGCTTAGACAATATAGGTGGTTTCTTGGAGCTTGATATTTCGTGTCCTTACCAAGACTCAGTTGAAGACAATGAAGATCTTCCAAAGACTGGAATGGTCAATAGTTGGATACATCCTTGGAACAATACTCAGAGTTCTAACTTTAACATGGCAGAGTTTAACTTTTTTGAAAGGAAATATCCATTCTATAGTAGGAAGTTAGGAGATGAACACAAGGGTTCAGGCAATTGTTATGGCATTGGCAGGACATTAACAAAAGCGAATAAACCTTTAGCGTTGACCTTCGATATAAGTGATCATATAAGGAATTTTGCAAACATTTATGGACTTAAGATGTCAATGGGCTTAGAATTTGTCGAACCCCCTTCAAATCCTTTATCCTATCCGAGTTCTCCAGGGAAAACACCGAACATTCATAATGATCTCACGGATAAGGACTGTCTTCATACCGAAAAGGATTTTCCAATGAAGTTTGAGAACAAGGCCTATTTTGCCCCTCTTTGTCACTCAAGGGCAAGTGGTTACAGCCAAACAAAAAGCCATTTACTAGAACAACAAAATAATATGGACGAAGAAGGCAATTTATACATGAAAATAACATTGTTGTAG